The nucleotide window AGGTTTGGGTGAACTGCCTTCTTCGGCTAGCTGCACGAAGTCAGGAGTCTGGACCATGAATCTCGGACTTGCCGTTCCGGATTCACTTTAACTGCCGATATCCAGCAGCCCACCCAAATTGGTGTTCGGGGTGCGAGGGGCCAGGTCTGTTGTGTTTTTATGACCTGGCCCGTTCGCGGTTTCGGCGATCCTCCCCAAGACGAGCGCCTAACTCGTTTCCCCGAGCTTAAAACTTGCCGTAGTAACCCTCTTTCAGCGCATCGTAGAGATTCGCTGCAGTGTGGAGCTCTCCGTCGTATTCGATCTCTTCATCACCCGGCACTTCGACGACCGAGCCGTCTTCCAGCGTGAACTTGTAGGTGGTGTTCTTGAGATCCGATTCCTTCACCAGCACGCCCTGGAAGGCTTCCGGGTTGAAGCGGAAGGTGGTGCAGCCCTTCAGGCCCTTCTCGTAGGCGTAGAGGTAGATGTCCTTGAAGTCTTCATACGGGTAGTCCGTCGGGACGTTGGCCGTCTTGGAGATCGAGGAATCCACCCACTGCTGCGCAGCGGCCTGGATGTCGACGTGCTCCTTCGGCGTGATGGTCTCGGCGGTGATGAAGTAATCCGGCAGCTGCTCGCCCGCTTCCTCGGAATACGGCATTGCCTTCTTGTTGATCAGCTCGCGGTAGGCCAGCAGCTCGAAGCTGAAGACGTCCACCTTCTCTTTCGACTTCTTGCCTTCGCGGATGACGTTGCGGAAGTAGTGATGCGCGAAGCTCGGCTCGATGCCGTTGGAGGCATTGTTGGCCAAGGAAAGCGAGATCGTGCCGGTCGGGGCGATGGAGCTGTGGTGGGTGAAACGCGCGCCCTTCTCGGCGAGCTTTTCCACGAGCTCCGGTGCCACGCTGGCCACCTTCTGCATGTAGCGCGAGTACCTGGCGTGCAGGATGCGACCCGGCACCTTGTCGCCGAGCTTGTAGCCATCCTTCGCCATTTCCGGACGCTTGCGCAGCATCTCGGCATCGACCTCGAACTCTTCGGTCATGATCGGCGCCGGACCTTTCTCTTCGGCCAGCTCCAGGGCTTCTTCCCAGCCGGCCAGCGCCAGCTCGCGGGAAACGCGCTCGGTGAATTCGACCGAAGCCGGCTCGCCGTACTTCATGCGCAGCATGGTGGCCGTCGAGCCCAGGCCCAGGAAGCCCATGCCATGGCGACGCTTGCGATTGATTTCGTTGCGCTGGCCTTCCAGCGGCAGGCCGTTGATCTCGACGACGTTGTCCAGCATGCGGGTGAAGACCTTCACCACTTCCTTGAACTTGTCCCAGTCGAACCGCGCCTTATCGGTGAAGGGATCGACCACGAACTTGGTCAGGTTTACCGAGCCGAGCAGGCAGGAGCCATACGGCGGCAGCGGCTGCTCGCCGCAAGGGTTGGTGGCGCGGATGTTCTCGCAGAACCAGTTGTTGTTCATCTGGTTGACCTTGTCGATCAGGACGAAGCCCGGCTCGGCGTAGTCATAGGTGGAGGCCATGATCATGTCCCAGACGCGGCGGGCCGGCAGGGTCTTGTAGATCTTGTGGGCCACCAGGCCTTCGGGATTGACGACGTACTTTTCCGGCGCCGGGAATTCGCGCCAGACCACCTGCTCGATGTCGTAGACATCGATATTGTCCGTTTCGACTTCCTTCTCGGTCACCGGGAAGGCCAGCTGCCACTCGGTGTCGGCCTTGACGGCCTCGAGGAATTCTTCCGTCACCAGCAGCGACAGGTTGAACTGGCGCAGGCGACCGTCTTCGCGCTTGGCGCGAATGAAGTCGAGCACGTCCGGATGGCCGACATCGAAGGTGCCCATCTGCGCGCCACGGCGACCGCCGGCCGAGGACACGGTGAAACACATCTTGTCGTAGATATCCATGAAGGACAGCGGGCCGGAGGTGTAGGCGCCGGCGCCGGAGACGTAGGCACCCTTTGGGCGCAGCGTCGAGAATTCGTAGCCGATGCCGCAGCCTGCCTTCAGGGTCAGGCCGGCTTCGTGCACCTTGTTAAGGATGTCGTCCATCGAATCGACAATCGTGCCCGAGACGGTGCAGTTGATGGTCGAGGTGGCCGGCTTGTGCTGCTGCGCGCCGGCATTCGAGGTGATGCGGCCGGCCGGGATCGCGCCCTCGCGCAGTGCCCAGACGAACTTCTCGTACCACTCGTCGCGCTTGGCCTTGTCTTCGACGTCGGCGAGCGCACGCGCCACGCGCTGGTAGGTGTCGTCGACGGTATGGTCGATGACCGTGCCGTCCTTCGCCTTCAGGCGATACTTCTTGTCCCAGATATCTTCCGAAGCGGTCTGTACCTGGATGTCGGTAACTGACTGCGGCGCTTGTTTCATGACGGTGCTCATTGGCGAGTGGCTCCTTTCCTTAAAACCGGGCCTTGTTCATCGACCCTGTTCACTCTTGTTTGTCATTAGCTGGATGAGGCCCGCAGGCTGACTCCGGCTCTGATCTCCCGGCGGACTTGATCGGAAAAGCCCAATCGCGCCCGTCTCGCGTCTCTTTCCGGCTTGTTTTTGCCGTTGGAGCTCGCGGGTCGATCTGCACGCTGCTGACTGGCCGATGTGAATCTCACGCCTGGCCAGGGCGGCTGC belongs to Gammaproteobacteria bacterium and includes:
- a CDS encoding adenosylcobalamin-dependent ribonucleoside-diphosphate reductase → MSTVMKQAPQSVTDIQVQTASEDIWDKKYRLKAKDGTVIDHTVDDTYQRVARALADVEDKAKRDEWYEKFVWALREGAIPAGRITSNAGAQQHKPATSTINCTVSGTIVDSMDDILNKVHEAGLTLKAGCGIGYEFSTLRPKGAYVSGAGAYTSGPLSFMDIYDKMCFTVSSAGGRRGAQMGTFDVGHPDVLDFIRAKREDGRLRQFNLSLLVTEEFLEAVKADTEWQLAFPVTEKEVETDNIDVYDIEQVVWREFPAPEKYVVNPEGLVAHKIYKTLPARRVWDMIMASTYDYAEPGFVLIDKVNQMNNNWFCENIRATNPCGEQPLPPYGSCLLGSVNLTKFVVDPFTDKARFDWDKFKEVVKVFTRMLDNVVEINGLPLEGQRNEINRKRRHGMGFLGLGSTATMLRMKYGEPASVEFTERVSRELALAGWEEALELAEEKGPAPIMTEEFEVDAEMLRKRPEMAKDGYKLGDKVPGRILHARYSRYMQKVASVAPELVEKLAEKGARFTHHSSIAPTGTISLSLANNASNGIEPSFAHHYFRNVIREGKKSKEKVDVFSFELLAYRELINKKAMPYSEEAGEQLPDYFITAETITPKEHVDIQAAAQQWVDSSISKTANVPTDYPYEDFKDIYLYAYEKGLKGCTTFRFNPEAFQGVLVKESDLKNTTYKFTLEDGSVVEVPGDEEIEYDGELHTAANLYDALKEGYYGKF